One genomic window of Lepeophtheirus salmonis chromosome 5, UVic_Lsal_1.4, whole genome shotgun sequence includes the following:
- the LOC121118476 gene encoding EKC/KEOPS complex subunit Tprkb, whose product MKMDQRWDMCTEGNLQCSLALWKDVKNSSQLKDRILSQDIRDVCFINPTFLLEPFCAVVAANKAAIAQQRKSMITKSILTEILFNLSPSSNIRDALQTFGINDESTHLLGLIFLDKNSEATRFDALGVQGTRIPLDNLSKLSDESAIRKKYKVSNTVTDRSSLVKYVTSKIASKSLL is encoded by the coding sequence ATGAAGATGGATCAGAGATGGGATATGTGCACTGAAGGGAATTTACAATGCTCCCTAGCATTGTGGAAGGATGTCAAGAATTCATCTCAGCTGAAGGATCGCATTTTATCTCAAGATATTCGTGACGTTTGTTTCATTAATCCAACTTTTCTTTTGGAACCATTTTGCGCTGTTGTAGCTGCCAATAAGGCTGCAATAGCTCAACAAAGAAAATCCATGATTACCAAATCAATCCTAACTGAAATCCTTTTCAATCTCAGCCCTTCTTCTAATATACGAGATGCGTTGCAGACTTTTGGAATAAATGATGAGTCAACTCATCTCCTTGGACTTATCTTTCTAGATAAGAACTCCGAAGCAACAAGATTTGATGCTTTGGGTGTACAAGGAACACGAATACCCCTAgataacctctcaaaattatcTGATGAAAGTGCTATTcggaagaaatataaagtttcaaaTACCGTAACGGATCGTAGCAGTCTTGTTAAATACGTGACATCCAAAATAGCCTCTAAAAGCTTGCTATAA